The Bacillus oleivorans genome has a window encoding:
- a CDS encoding polysaccharide deacetylase family protein encodes MSVYSVKLLELLSVEENGEKSFLQVRLLFQSSNQFLWEIDRDTAANIQKIVDFQGSFKYRMSFQTSWDNHRNQYLSFLTRTFRDQSDRIYFPCSEEFAKGLDTLRKMEQISEIDTFPFLLREQTAHAEEEGVETELFSRPKSHRVSWMAAAMVAFLSISAFLLVYLKDSFRNDTPFSHPAIVEAKTIGEQDYNGSLNEQTDIASLIKPENKPSDTPISDVNESSSESLTAEEPSIPLIEVEERLTYSIPEGSVALTFDDGPSKYSKEIIDILKKYEVGGTFFFIGLHAKKYPEYVQYVHDNGYSIGSHTMNHTNMTNLSYEEQEKEMIQSIHLIEDIIQEEVVLFRPPYGAKNETTLELAERTNHKLVLWNKDTEDWKHHNSEEIFQYVANSDTSGAIILLHESQAVIDALPRIIEYLQQQGLEVVGLR; translated from the coding sequence TTGTCAGTCGAGGAAAATGGAGAAAAATCATTTTTGCAGGTTAGATTATTATTCCAAAGTTCCAATCAGTTTTTATGGGAAATTGACCGAGATACGGCAGCTAATATTCAAAAAATAGTAGATTTTCAAGGTTCTTTTAAATATAGAATGTCTTTTCAAACTTCTTGGGACAATCATAGAAACCAATATCTCAGCTTCTTAACAAGAACTTTCCGGGATCAAAGTGACCGAATCTATTTTCCATGCTCAGAGGAGTTTGCCAAAGGATTAGATACACTTAGGAAAATGGAACAAATCAGTGAGATTGATACGTTTCCATTTCTCTTAAGAGAACAAACTGCGCATGCTGAGGAAGAGGGAGTCGAAACAGAACTATTTTCGCGTCCAAAGAGTCATCGAGTTTCCTGGATGGCTGCTGCGATGGTTGCGTTCCTATCCATAAGTGCCTTTCTGCTCGTTTATTTAAAGGATTCATTTAGAAACGATACTCCTTTTAGCCATCCAGCAATCGTCGAGGCTAAGACAATCGGGGAACAGGATTATAATGGTTCATTAAATGAACAGACGGATATTGCCTCTTTGATTAAGCCTGAAAACAAACCAAGTGATACTCCTATTTCGGATGTGAACGAATCTAGCAGTGAAAGCTTAACAGCAGAAGAGCCCTCTATTCCGCTTATAGAGGTAGAAGAACGACTAACCTATAGCATTCCAGAAGGGAGTGTCGCTCTAACCTTTGACGATGGCCCTTCTAAGTATTCAAAAGAAATTATTGATATCCTGAAAAAATACGAGGTTGGCGGAACGTTCTTTTTTATAGGATTACATGCAAAGAAATATCCTGAATATGTTCAATATGTACACGACAATGGTTATTCCATCGGCAGCCATACGATGAATCACACGAACATGACAAATCTGTCGTACGAAGAACAGGAAAAGGAAATGATACAATCAATTCATTTAATTGAGGATATTATCCAAGAGGAAGTCGTTCTCTTCAGACCCCCTTATGGAGCAAAAAATGAGACGACCTTAGAATTAGCGGAACGGACTAATCACAAGCTGGTTCTTTGGAATAAAGATACAGAAGACTGGAAGCATCACAACTCCGAGGAAATTTTTCAATATGTAGCCAACTCCGATACTTCCGGGGCGATTATCCTTCTCCATGAATCGCAGGCTGTTATTGATGCCTTACCCCGAATTATTGAATATTTACAACAGCAGGGGTTAGAAGTTGTTGGTCTGAGATAA